One window from the genome of Lentibacillus daqui encodes:
- a CDS encoding CaiB/BaiF CoA transferase family protein, translating into MPLTSIRVLDLTRLLPGPYCTMLLADFGAEVIKVEDPKVGDYARENEPKLDENSTFFHALNRNKKSICLNLKTDAGRESFIKLVKKSDVVVESFRPGVMNRLGLDYETLKEINPKIIYCAITGYGQTGPYVNRPGHDINYLSYAGLLQLMGERGGKPIVPAAQIADIGGGALPAAIGILLALFEREKSGEGQFVDISMTDGVISWLQILLSGYLANHVEPQRGEMELSGGRACYEVYQTRDGRFLSVGALEPKFWQAFCTVIDREDLIPKLAAPIEEQEHMKEEIQAIISNKTLDEWMVDFAEVDACVAPVLTFAEVLKNPQVRAREMIQPLEHRMLGMMKQIGTPIKLSETPGKIYSQAPKLGEHTEEILKTLIEEEDIDG; encoded by the coding sequence TTGCCGCTTACATCCATTCGAGTGCTCGATTTAACCCGGTTATTACCAGGCCCCTACTGTACCATGCTGCTAGCTGACTTTGGTGCTGAAGTAATAAAAGTAGAGGATCCAAAAGTTGGTGATTACGCAAGGGAGAATGAACCAAAATTGGATGAGAATAGTACTTTTTTTCACGCGCTTAATCGTAATAAGAAAAGTATTTGCTTGAACTTAAAAACGGATGCGGGCAGAGAAAGTTTTATAAAATTAGTCAAGAAATCAGATGTTGTCGTGGAATCATTTAGACCCGGAGTGATGAATCGCCTTGGTTTGGATTACGAAACATTAAAAGAGATAAACCCAAAAATTATTTACTGTGCGATTACCGGGTATGGACAAACAGGACCATATGTGAATCGCCCCGGACACGATATAAACTACCTCAGTTATGCCGGGTTGCTGCAGTTGATGGGAGAAAGAGGAGGCAAGCCAATCGTACCCGCTGCACAAATTGCTGATATCGGCGGTGGGGCGCTTCCGGCAGCGATTGGTATTTTACTAGCTTTATTTGAACGAGAAAAATCGGGTGAAGGACAATTTGTGGATATTTCCATGACCGATGGGGTGATTTCCTGGCTGCAAATTCTTCTTTCGGGCTATCTGGCAAATCATGTTGAACCGCAAAGAGGCGAAATGGAACTGAGTGGTGGTCGTGCTTGTTATGAGGTCTATCAAACAAGAGATGGACGTTTTCTATCGGTTGGTGCACTGGAACCGAAATTTTGGCAAGCCTTTTGCACCGTGATTGACAGAGAAGATCTTATCCCCAAATTGGCAGCCCCGATCGAGGAACAAGAACATATGAAAGAGGAAATTCAAGCGATTATTTCCAATAAAACACTGGATGAATGGATGGTGGATTTTGCCGAAGTAGATGCCTGTGTTGCGCCAGTGCTTACTTTTGCTGAAGTATTAAAAAATCCTCAAGTGCGTGCCAGAGAAATGATTCAACCATTGGAACATCGTATGTTGGGGATGATGAAGCAAATTGGTACGCCGATTAAATTATCAGAGACACCTGGGAAAATCTATTCGCAAGCGCCAAAGCTGGGGGAACATACCGAAGAAATTTTAAAGACGTTAATAGAGGAGGAAGATATAGATGGCTGA
- a CDS encoding thiolase family protein — translation MREAVIVEAVRTPVGKRNGVLSDVRADVLAAKPLAEIVKRAGISPDLVEDVVFGCVSQVGEQSLDIARVAALTAGYPIEVPGTTVDRQCGSSQQAVHFAAQAIISGDMDVVVAGGIESMSRVPMGSNRQGVAFSPELTANYEMIHQGLSADRIAEKWGFSREAMDQFSLESHQKAIKARNEGRFEKEIMPLEVTLEGGQTITVKQDEGPRENTSLEKLNSLKPSFQEKGKITAGNASQISDGANAILLMSREKAEDLGLKPRFRVLARSVVGSDPTLMLTGPIPATEKVLKKAGLSIDDIDIFEVNEAFASVPMAWLQETGADPKKLNPNGGAIALGHPLGASGGRLMITMLHELERTGGRYGLQTMCEGHGMANATIIERLDE, via the coding sequence ATGCGTGAAGCAGTAATAGTTGAAGCAGTAAGAACACCGGTAGGAAAGCGGAATGGGGTGTTAAGCGATGTACGTGCGGATGTACTGGCGGCAAAACCATTAGCTGAGATAGTGAAAAGGGCTGGTATTTCCCCTGATTTAGTGGAAGACGTTGTATTTGGCTGCGTTTCCCAGGTTGGGGAGCAATCGTTGGATATTGCCAGAGTTGCGGCTTTAACAGCCGGATATCCAATTGAGGTTCCTGGTACAACGGTTGACCGGCAATGTGGTTCCAGTCAACAGGCGGTTCATTTTGCGGCACAGGCAATCATCAGTGGGGATATGGATGTTGTTGTTGCGGGTGGAATTGAAAGCATGTCCCGCGTACCAATGGGATCCAATCGACAAGGCGTTGCTTTTAGTCCGGAATTAACTGCGAACTACGAAATGATTCATCAAGGTTTATCCGCTGATAGGATTGCCGAAAAATGGGGATTTAGCCGGGAAGCAATGGATCAATTCTCGCTGGAAAGTCATCAAAAAGCAATCAAGGCACGTAATGAAGGGCGTTTTGAAAAGGAAATCATGCCTTTGGAAGTGACATTAGAAGGCGGTCAAACTATTACGGTGAAACAGGATGAAGGTCCACGAGAAAATACGAGTCTGGAAAAACTCAATTCATTAAAACCTTCCTTTCAAGAAAAAGGAAAAATCACTGCAGGAAATGCTAGTCAAATTAGTGATGGTGCCAATGCAATCTTGTTGATGTCCAGGGAAAAAGCAGAAGATTTAGGTTTGAAACCAAGATTCCGGGTGCTTGCCCGCTCTGTTGTTGGTTCTGATCCAACACTCATGTTAACAGGCCCAATTCCGGCTACAGAGAAGGTGCTGAAAAAAGCGGGACTCTCCATCGATGATATTGATATTTTTGAAGTGAACGAGGCATTTGCGTCAGTACCAATGGCCTGGCTACAAGAAACAGGAGCAGATCCAAAGAAATTGAACCCGAATGGTGGTGCGATTGCATTGGGTCATCCACTAGGTGCAAGTGGTGGGCGCTTAATGATTACCATGCTCCATGAACTTGAACGAACTGGCGGACGCTATGGATTACAAACCATGTGTGAAGGTCATGGAATGGCGAATGCGACGATTATTGAACGGCTCGATGAATAG
- a CDS encoding 3-hydroxyacyl-CoA dehydrogenase: MKMEDVSAVVTGGASGLGEATVRNIVANGGKATILDLQAEKGNRLAAELGENVTFVQTDVTNEGNVSAALNQAIESYGSITTLVNCAGIGNAEKTYSNRKGPHQLASFSKVIQVNLIGTFNAIRLAAEKMSDNEPNENGERGVIINTASVAAYEGQMGQVAYSASKGGIVGMTLPIARDLANLGIRVMTIAPGLFETPLFGELPEKVRTALGKMTPFPSRLGNPDEYGTLAKSIMENPMLNGEVIRLDGAIRMQPK, encoded by the coding sequence ATGAAAATGGAAGATGTATCTGCAGTAGTAACTGGTGGCGCTTCTGGTTTAGGGGAAGCAACGGTCCGGAACATTGTTGCAAATGGCGGAAAGGCAACCATTTTGGATCTGCAAGCGGAAAAAGGTAATCGCTTGGCGGCGGAGCTTGGGGAAAATGTAACTTTTGTCCAAACCGATGTTACCAATGAGGGCAATGTTAGCGCTGCATTAAATCAGGCAATAGAATCATATGGATCGATCACGACACTTGTGAATTGTGCCGGGATTGGAAACGCGGAAAAAACATACAGCAATAGAAAAGGTCCCCATCAGTTAGCATCGTTTTCCAAGGTGATTCAAGTAAATTTAATTGGAACGTTTAATGCGATCCGTCTAGCCGCAGAAAAAATGAGTGATAATGAACCGAATGAAAATGGTGAACGAGGAGTGATCATTAATACCGCATCTGTTGCCGCCTATGAAGGACAAATGGGCCAGGTCGCCTATAGTGCTTCCAAGGGTGGAATTGTTGGAATGACCTTACCGATTGCAAGAGATTTAGCTAATTTGGGGATAAGGGTAATGACCATTGCACCAGGTTTATTTGAAACGCCATTGTTCGGTGAGCTGCCTGAGAAAGTAAGAACCGCATTGGGGAAAATGACACCGTTTCCATCAAGGTTGGGAAATCCAGACGAATATGGCACCCTTGCCAAAAGTATCATGGAAAATCCGATGTTGAATGGAGAAGTAATTCGCCTTGATGGTGCAATCCGCATGCAACCGAAATAA
- a CDS encoding TetR/AcrR family transcriptional regulator — protein MSLREKKAAKKKAEMIRSALSIIEEKGYHATTMEDIASKLLMTKGSVYYYFKDKQDLLFQSQKMLLTQCITNIEEIRAKDLDISEKLRKIMVVHIEYLITERTGFAMGSKPEQFFSGDQLKGILQLRDQYSKHIDDILQEGIAEDVFTAVDIKIVRNIILGAMNWVIEWYSPTGVKDKTELAESIADYLLRILIKDTYKVERGMIR, from the coding sequence TTGTCATTACGCGAAAAAAAGGCAGCGAAGAAAAAAGCGGAGATGATTAGGTCGGCTTTAAGCATTATTGAAGAAAAGGGATATCATGCTACAACAATGGAGGATATTGCCTCCAAATTATTAATGACTAAGGGTTCAGTCTACTATTATTTTAAGGATAAGCAGGATCTGTTATTTCAAAGTCAAAAAATGCTATTAACCCAATGTATTACCAATATAGAAGAAATTAGAGCCAAAGATTTGGATATATCTGAAAAACTCCGGAAGATCATGGTTGTACACATTGAATATCTGATTACTGAACGAACCGGATTTGCCATGGGATCCAAACCGGAACAATTTTTCTCAGGTGACCAATTGAAAGGTATTTTACAACTACGAGATCAATATAGTAAGCATATTGATGATATATTGCAAGAGGGAATTGCTGAAGATGTTTTTACTGCCGTTGATATCAAGATTGTCCGTAATATTATACTTGGGGCAATGAACTGGGTGATTGAGTGGTATTCACCAACAGGCGTAAAAGATAAAACAGAATTGGCAGAATCGATAGCAGACTATTTATTGCGTATTTTGATCAAGGATACCTACAAGGTGGAGAGAGGAATGATACGATGA
- a CDS encoding class I adenylate-forming enzyme family protein — protein sequence MKEYYKNPEETEEAFAGGWFHSGDLVRMDDEGFIYVVDRKKNIIISGGENIYPAEIEEILYQMPEVLECAVIGASDKQWGERVKAIVVLQPDQTLTEQQVIDYCQQYLASYKKPREVVFTDELPRNASGKILKYVLQSEEQIR from the coding sequence ATGAAAGAATATTATAAAAATCCAGAGGAAACAGAAGAGGCATTCGCAGGTGGTTGGTTCCATAGTGGTGATTTGGTCAGAATGGATGATGAGGGATTTATTTATGTTGTTGATCGTAAAAAGAACATAATTATTAGTGGTGGAGAAAACATTTATCCCGCGGAGATTGAGGAAATTCTTTATCAGATGCCCGAGGTATTGGAGTGTGCAGTTATCGGTGCGTCTGATAAACAATGGGGTGAACGGGTAAAGGCGATTGTCGTATTACAGCCTGATCAGACATTAACCGAACAACAGGTTATTGACTATTGCCAGCAATATCTTGCATCGTATAAAAAACCAAGAGAAGTTGTGTTTACGGATGAATTACCAAGGAATGCTTCGGGAAAGATTTTGAAATATGTATTACAAAGTGAAGAGCAAATTCGCTGA
- a CDS encoding acyl-CoA synthetase, translating into MLDYQELKENFSWKEAEHFFNWQPGASINMAYLTCDRWATESDRIAIYWEDEAGNQQTWTYLQLMEQSNRLANGLQSMGIKKGDRVAGLLGKDMELIIAILATWKVGAIYVPLFTAFETDAIMHRLNDSGAHLVITNKQQVEKIADKAATVQILLSDGLTNEGQTFWQFVESFSTEHKMQPTLETDPAVIQYTSGTTGLPKGAVLTHKGIISLYPYTKFALNLENDDIFFGGADLGWAYGLMACTFSPLSFGIPIVAYSGQFQVEKIYELLDKYAVTNFTYAPTAYRMMKAAGKDLLKQYNLKVSKFSSAGEPLNGEVVRFFEKHFGRGIYDQYGSTETGMIVNNYNIIDMCVKPGSMGFPIPGFKVELIDYQGNPVKQGETGQIAVDSTNDFFQFQTYWKNPQKAADKKLGRWFITGDLAKMDEDGYYWFQGRADDVISSAGYRIGPTEVEDSLMSHPAVVETAVVGKPDETKGEIVKAFVVLNKGYNPSDELAEELSQYVKKKLSKHQYPREVEFLPELPKTQSGKIQRYMLRKMHVEQ; encoded by the coding sequence ATGTTGGATTATCAGGAGTTGAAGGAAAATTTTTCTTGGAAAGAGGCTGAACATTTTTTTAATTGGCAACCAGGTGCAAGTATCAATATGGCATACCTAACATGTGATCGTTGGGCAACAGAATCTGATCGTATTGCAATTTATTGGGAAGATGAAGCAGGGAATCAGCAGACATGGACCTATCTACAACTAATGGAACAATCAAACCGGCTGGCAAACGGATTGCAATCAATGGGAATTAAAAAAGGTGATCGCGTCGCAGGATTGTTAGGAAAGGATATGGAGTTAATCATTGCAATTTTGGCAACATGGAAAGTTGGTGCAATTTATGTTCCGCTCTTTACCGCGTTTGAAACAGATGCCATTATGCACCGTTTGAATGATTCCGGTGCACATCTGGTCATAACAAACAAACAACAGGTGGAAAAAATTGCTGATAAAGCTGCAACTGTTCAAATTCTTTTGTCTGACGGTTTGACAAATGAGGGTCAAACATTTTGGCAGTTTGTGGAGTCTTTTTCCACGGAACATAAGATGCAACCAACACTTGAAACGGATCCTGCTGTTATTCAGTATACTTCTGGAACAACGGGATTGCCAAAAGGAGCAGTTTTAACGCATAAAGGTATTATCTCCCTTTATCCATATACAAAATTTGCCCTAAACTTGGAAAATGACGACATATTTTTTGGCGGGGCAGATTTGGGCTGGGCATATGGATTAATGGCTTGTACATTTTCCCCATTGAGTTTTGGCATACCGATCGTTGCCTACAGTGGCCAATTTCAAGTTGAGAAAATTTATGAATTACTGGATAAATATGCGGTGACCAACTTTACCTATGCGCCGACTGCCTACCGGATGATGAAGGCTGCCGGTAAGGACCTGTTAAAACAATATAATCTCAAGGTAAGCAAGTTTAGTAGTGCTGGAGAACCGTTAAATGGTGAGGTAGTCCGGTTTTTTGAGAAACATTTTGGAAGGGGAATATATGATCAGTATGGTTCAACCGAAACGGGCATGATTGTAAACAATTATAATATTATAGATATGTGTGTGAAACCTGGGTCCATGGGGTTTCCAATACCGGGTTTCAAGGTTGAACTAATCGATTATCAAGGCAACCCCGTAAAACAAGGTGAGACCGGCCAAATCGCGGTTGATAGCACGAACGACTTTTTCCAGTTTCAAACATATTGGAAAAACCCGCAAAAAGCAGCAGACAAGAAACTTGGCAGATGGTTTATCACGGGTGATCTTGCCAAAATGGATGAAGATGGTTATTACTGGTTCCAGGGGCGGGCGGACGATGTGATTTCCAGTGCAGGGTATCGAATTGGTCCGACTGAAGTGGAGGATAGTCTGATGTCGCATCCAGCTGTTGTAGAAACCGCCGTTGTTGGCAAACCGGATGAAACAAAAGGTGAAATTGTAAAAGCATTTGTTGTGTTAAACAAAGGATACAACCCATCGGATGAATTAGCGGAAGAACTTAGTCAGTATGTTAAGAAAAAATTATCGAAACATCAATATCCAAGGGAAGTAGAGTTTTTGCCAGAATTGCCTAAAACACAAAGTGGTAAGATCCAGCGATATATGCTGCGGAAAATGCATGTGGAACAATAG
- a CDS encoding peptide MFS transporter — protein sequence MKSSKEEILKTIPQSGFFGHPKGLLTLFSIEFWERFSYYGMRAVLLYYIYYETVHGGLGLDKTTATSIMSIYGSLVYMSTIVGGWLADRVLGSRSTIIYGGILIALGHLALSVPGSVPALFISMALIILGSGILKPNLSNIVGDLYTKEDYRRDAGFSIFYTGANAGALLAPLIVGTIGQTYNFHAGFAIAAIGMVIGLIWYAMSSRKTLGEAGRYVPNPIASSEKKKLGIYFSVGGVIIAIALVITIVTGLLTIDRFVNVISILGIVIPIIYFLVMYFSKKTTNVEKSRLLAYIPLFITAMMFWSIQEQGSTIFARIADSQTNLDLGWIHVQSSWFQSINPLYIVVFAPLFAVAWTKLGKRQPTTPVKFSIGVILAGLSFLVMVIPFITGADKINPMWLVLSFFIVTMGELFLSPVGASATTKLAPAAFASQTMSVWYLSNASAQAINAQLVKFYHIDTQVIYFTIIGIVSVVIGIVLWLFSKKIHQFMRGVN from the coding sequence ATGAAGAGCAGCAAAGAAGAAATATTGAAGACTATTCCGCAATCTGGATTTTTTGGCCATCCAAAAGGGCTTTTAACGTTATTTTCGATTGAGTTCTGGGAACGTTTTTCTTATTATGGGATGCGTGCCGTACTCCTATACTATATTTATTACGAGACAGTGCATGGTGGGTTGGGCCTTGATAAAACAACCGCCACATCGATCATGTCCATCTATGGTTCCCTTGTTTATATGTCCACGATTGTTGGTGGATGGTTGGCAGACCGGGTTCTCGGAAGCAGGTCAACTATTATTTACGGGGGAATTCTGATCGCGCTTGGTCACTTAGCACTGTCGGTTCCGGGTAGTGTTCCGGCCTTATTTATATCCATGGCCTTGATTATTTTGGGTTCGGGTATTCTAAAACCTAATTTATCCAACATTGTCGGTGATTTATACACGAAGGAAGATTATCGCCGTGATGCAGGTTTTAGTATCTTTTATACAGGGGCAAATGCTGGGGCGTTACTTGCACCGTTAATTGTCGGAACAATTGGTCAAACCTATAATTTCCATGCCGGGTTTGCGATTGCAGCCATCGGTATGGTCATCGGATTAATCTGGTATGCTATGTCATCCCGAAAAACATTGGGAGAAGCTGGTCGTTATGTTCCAAATCCAATTGCTTCGAGTGAAAAGAAAAAATTAGGTATTTATTTTTCAGTCGGTGGAGTCATCATTGCCATTGCTTTGGTTATCACGATTGTAACCGGCCTGTTAACCATCGATCGTTTTGTTAATGTGATCAGTATTTTGGGTATCGTTATTCCTATCATTTACTTTTTAGTGATGTACTTCAGTAAAAAAACAACCAATGTAGAAAAATCACGGTTGCTGGCCTACATTCCGTTATTCATTACAGCTATGATGTTTTGGTCCATTCAGGAACAGGGATCTACCATATTTGCCCGGATTGCGGATAGCCAGACAAATTTGGATTTAGGCTGGATCCACGTCCAATCAAGCTGGTTCCAATCAATTAATCCACTTTATATTGTAGTGTTTGCACCGTTGTTTGCCGTGGCCTGGACGAAACTTGGCAAACGGCAACCGACAACACCAGTGAAATTTTCGATCGGCGTTATTTTAGCCGGGCTATCGTTTCTCGTTATGGTTATTCCATTTATCACCGGTGCGGATAAGATCAACCCGATGTGGCTGGTATTAAGCTTTTTTATTGTAACAATGGGTGAGTTGTTCTTATCGCCAGTCGGAGCGTCAGCAACAACCAAGCTTGCACCGGCAGCATTCGCTTCACAGACCATGAGTGTTTGGTATTTGTCAAATGCCTCAGCACAAGCGATCAATGCACAGTTGGTAAAGTTTTATCATATTGATACACAAGTAATTTATTTTACAATCATCGGTATTGTTTCAGTCGTCATTGGAATTGTCTTATGGTTGTTCTCGAAAAAAATCCATCAGTTTATGCGCGGCGTTAATTGA
- a CDS encoding peptide chain release factor 3 — protein MSLYDEVNKRRTFAIISHPDAGKTTLTEKLLLYGNLIRSAGTVKGKKSGKFATSDWMELEKQRGISVTSSVMNFPYKGYEVNILDTPGHEDFSEDTYRTLTAVDSVVMIIDATKGIEAQTIKLFKVCRMRGIPIFTFINKLDREGKEPFELMDEIEDVLNIETHPMNWPVGMGKQFVGIFDRNEQQFVQFTGNEEEISIPFTELNNHEDLVSQPAYKTAKEELELLDEAGGTFSLDAVLAGQLTPVFFGSALAPFGVQTFIDTFISMAPGPTPRKSTNGVISPETSEFSGFIFKIQANMNTKHRDRVAFLRVCSGKFERGMTVKLARTNKSIKLAQTQQFIASSRETVEEAYAGDIIGIYDPNAYRIGDTLIEGKDTFTYDELPQFPPDLFKKVTAKNVMKSKQFRKGLEQLVQEGAIQLYKGYRTDENILGAVGELQFDVFKFRMKNEYNADVMLESIGERIPRWLTVEKPDESLFDERSMLTKDREGNFVVLFKNDFSLRLFMEKHPDVELIDLFETKQFEQTQ, from the coding sequence ATGAGTTTGTATGATGAAGTTAATAAACGACGGACGTTTGCGATTATTTCCCACCCGGATGCAGGGAAAACAACGCTAACCGAGAAACTGTTATTGTATGGTAATTTAATTCGATCGGCTGGAACGGTTAAAGGTAAAAAATCCGGTAAATTTGCGACATCGGACTGGATGGAATTGGAGAAACAACGTGGTATTTCCGTTACTTCCAGTGTCATGAATTTTCCATACAAAGGTTATGAAGTAAATATCCTTGATACCCCTGGTCACGAAGATTTTAGTGAAGATACGTACCGAACATTGACAGCTGTTGACAGTGTTGTCATGATTATCGATGCGACCAAAGGCATTGAAGCACAAACCATTAAATTATTTAAAGTATGCCGGATGCGTGGTATTCCCATCTTTACCTTTATTAATAAACTCGATCGGGAAGGTAAAGAACCATTTGAACTCATGGATGAAATCGAGGATGTATTGAATATCGAGACACATCCCATGAACTGGCCGGTCGGAATGGGTAAACAGTTCGTTGGTATTTTCGATCGGAACGAACAGCAATTTGTCCAATTTACCGGGAATGAAGAAGAAATTTCCATCCCTTTTACCGAATTGAACAATCACGAAGATTTGGTATCACAGCCGGCCTATAAAACTGCCAAAGAAGAACTGGAGCTGTTGGATGAAGCTGGTGGCACATTTTCTTTGGATGCGGTACTGGCCGGTCAGCTAACGCCGGTATTTTTTGGTAGTGCCTTAGCGCCTTTTGGGGTGCAAACATTTATTGATACATTTATATCGATGGCACCTGGCCCAACACCGAGAAAATCAACGAATGGAGTCATTTCCCCTGAAACCAGCGAATTTTCCGGTTTTATTTTCAAAATCCAGGCAAACATGAACACGAAGCATCGTGACCGGGTGGCGTTTTTACGGGTTTGCTCAGGAAAATTTGAACGTGGCATGACGGTTAAGCTGGCACGAACGAATAAATCAATCAAGCTGGCACAGACACAACAGTTCATCGCTTCTTCAAGAGAAACGGTGGAAGAAGCATATGCCGGGGATATTATCGGTATTTATGATCCGAACGCATATCGCATCGGTGACACACTGATCGAAGGAAAAGATACATTTACCTATGATGAATTACCGCAATTCCCACCAGACCTGTTCAAAAAAGTAACTGCGAAAAACGTAATGAAATCCAAGCAATTTAGAAAGGGGCTCGAGCAACTGGTACAAGAGGGAGCCATCCAATTATATAAAGGGTACCGGACTGATGAGAATATCCTGGGAGCAGTTGGTGAATTGCAATTCGATGTTTTTAAATTCCGAATGAAAAACGAATACAATGCTGACGTTATGCTGGAATCAATTGGTGAACGAATTCCACGTTGGCTCACTGTTGAAAAACCAGATGAATCCCTGTTTGATGAACGCAGTATGCTTACCAAAGATCGGGAAGGAAATTTTGTTGTTTTATTTAAAAATGACTTCTCTTTGCGTTTGTTCATGGAAAAACACCCGGATGTTGAGTTAATTGATTTGTTTGAAACGAAACAATTTGAACAAACACAGTAA
- the qoxD gene encoding cytochrome aa3 quinol oxidase subunit IV translates to MEQKTKRIPVQHIIGFVISLVLTVIAAWAALESSLPKGWVITGIMVLAVMQAALQLFMFMHMTEFASGNGHVPWNMIFHGFVIAAIIVAGSLFTMSYGFDHHHGDDMEQHEQMEDMHH, encoded by the coding sequence ATGGAACAAAAGACGAAACGAATTCCCGTACAACATATTATTGGTTTTGTGATATCCTTGGTCCTAACTGTGATCGCCGCATGGGCCGCACTTGAATCCAGCTTGCCAAAAGGATGGGTGATTACGGGGATTATGGTACTTGCTGTCATGCAAGCAGCCTTGCAACTATTTATGTTCATGCATATGACGGAGTTTGCGAGCGGTAATGGTCATGTCCCTTGGAATATGATCTTTCACGGATTTGTAATCGCAGCTATCATTGTTGCTGGGTCCTTATTTACCATGTCGTATGGTTTCGATCACCATCATGGCGATGATATGGAACAACACGAACAGATGGAAGATATGCACCACTAA
- the qoxC gene encoding cytochrome aa3 quinol oxidase subunit III, with translation MSEQHVESRPLEYQSEQGRLNILGFWIFLAAELALFATLFATYAVLFGRTAGAPEPGELFEAKDTLIMTFLLLTSSFTCGIAIHEMRRGARNSLMTWLVITLILGFCFLGFEVNEFATYVQEGATLQSSAFWSGFFILAGTHGLHVTLGTVWMICLLIQLGQRGITKITSRKVFIIGLYWHFLDVVWIFIFTSVYLIGMVM, from the coding sequence ATGAGTGAGCAACATGTAGAGTCTCGACCACTGGAATATCAATCGGAACAAGGACGGCTGAATATTCTTGGATTTTGGATCTTCCTTGCTGCTGAGCTTGCTCTGTTTGCCACCCTGTTTGCGACCTATGCTGTGTTATTTGGTCGTACGGCAGGCGCTCCCGAACCCGGGGAACTGTTTGAAGCAAAAGATACGTTGATCATGACCTTCTTATTGTTAACCAGCAGTTTCACCTGTGGAATTGCTATTCATGAGATGCGACGTGGTGCAAGGAACAGCTTGATGACATGGCTTGTGATCACATTAATTCTTGGCTTCTGCTTCCTTGGTTTTGAAGTCAATGAATTTGCCACCTATGTACAGGAAGGGGCAACATTGCAATCCAGTGCATTCTGGTCGGGTTTCTTTATTCTGGCTGGTACACACGGACTACATGTCACACTTGGAACGGTTTGGATGATCTGTTTGTTAATTCAGCTCGGACAACGTGGCATCACTAAGATCACCAGTCGAAAGGTATTTATTATTGGTTTGTACTGGCACTTCCTGGACGTTGTTTGGATTTTCATTTTTACCAGTGTTTATTTAATCGGGATGGTGATGTAA